The proteins below come from a single Tepidisphaeraceae bacterium genomic window:
- a CDS encoding GNAT family N-acetyltransferase, with the protein MATFSYEPPLPPVAPDAFIQTVYLVEEGTRIGAATWVIPDIDAGVLQILTMEIVPAHRRHGHGKRLLSEVLKQGNALCRSRKRKLRKSWMLMRHKGQVVGRSFLTGQSFHHVSTISHLLKDEDGLVYIRAFD; encoded by the coding sequence ATGGCCACCTTTTCCTACGAGCCCCCGCTGCCCCCGGTCGCGCCCGACGCGTTCATTCAGACCGTGTACCTCGTTGAAGAAGGCACGCGCATCGGCGCCGCGACGTGGGTCATCCCCGACATCGACGCCGGCGTCCTTCAGATCCTGACGATGGAAATCGTGCCTGCCCACCGCCGGCATGGCCACGGCAAACGACTGCTGAGCGAGGTGCTGAAGCAGGGCAACGCCCTCTGCAGATCCCGCAAGCGCAAATTACGCAAATCCTGGATGCTGATGCGCCACAAGGGTCAGGTCGTCGGCCGATCGTTCTTGACCGGCCAAAGCTTTCACCACGTCAGCACGATCAGCCACCTGCTGAAGGACGAGGATGGTCTGGTATATATTCGTGCGTTTGATTAA
- a CDS encoding BLUF domain-containing protein — translation MQLQHLVYVSRAVSPFGPVALKQLAKHCSKKNAPLGITGLLLYSGGHFMQLLEGPESVVGGLFDLIHRDPRHAAVRRLLSKPVSGRLFPQWNMGLLNLDSTASSDLRGLTTALRGALPDRTRPAGTEGALALLREFRQQLPAPSVV, via the coding sequence GTGCAGTTGCAGCATCTGGTTTACGTTAGCCGGGCAGTAAGCCCATTTGGCCCAGTCGCGTTGAAGCAGCTGGCCAAACATTGTTCGAAGAAGAACGCGCCCCTAGGCATAACGGGCCTGCTGCTCTACAGCGGCGGGCATTTCATGCAGTTGCTGGAAGGACCGGAAAGCGTGGTGGGCGGTCTGTTCGACCTGATCCATCGCGACCCACGCCATGCCGCCGTCCGCCGGTTGCTATCCAAACCAGTGAGCGGCCGGCTGTTCCCGCAGTGGAACATGGGCCTGCTGAACTTAGATTCCACCGCCAGCTCCGACCTGCGCGGACTGACGACCGCGCTGCGCGGCGCCCTGCCCGACAGAACCCGCCCCGCCGGCACCGAAGGCGCCCTCGCCCTGCTCCGCGAGTTCCGCCAGCAGCTTCCGGCACCGTCAGTGGTCTGA
- a CDS encoding sulfatase produces MRTLFLVMDTVRRDFLTCYGNDWVHTPNLAKLASRGVTFDNHFVGSLPCMPARREFMTGRYNFLYRGWGPIEPYDDTLPKWLREQRKVFSHLLTDHDHYFELGGENYHTTFNTWEFFRGQEHDPWASQVDQVALPEGWNKARKTDKQLGNNFLNRQRMQTEEEFSGPRTCAAAVEWLEANKNAKGDWFLQVELFDPHEPFHCTKKYLEMYGDKWDGPVTDWPDYDILTESPETVEHMRKCYAGLLTMTDHWAGKVLAKLEEIGQLDDTLIVYTTDHGTLLGDHGYWLKNFMPMYNEIVRIPLIVKPPRGAAAKAGSRVAAMTQTIDLMPTFLDYFDCPPPPHLHGRSLRPLIERGETVRDDGIFGYFGKSTNVTDGRHVYMRMPISDDGRPLHAYTAMPVASLNQYFPRSDHDRMEMGRYFGHTYNMPLYKIPVGGSVPRALPGGPSYRGRHLLYDVVNDPAQQRPLDDPQLEARFVKRMVHHLKACEAPAEQYVRLGLAAPEGGSL; encoded by the coding sequence ATGCGCACGCTCTTCCTCGTCATGGATACGGTCCGCAGGGACTTCCTCACCTGTTACGGCAACGATTGGGTCCACACGCCCAACCTCGCAAAGCTGGCGTCGCGGGGGGTGACGTTCGACAACCACTTCGTCGGCTCGCTGCCCTGCATGCCGGCGCGGCGGGAGTTCATGACCGGGCGGTACAACTTCCTGTACCGCGGGTGGGGGCCGATCGAACCGTACGACGACACGCTGCCCAAGTGGCTGCGCGAGCAGCGTAAGGTCTTCAGCCACCTGTTGACCGATCACGATCATTACTTTGAGCTGGGCGGCGAGAACTACCACACGACGTTCAACACGTGGGAGTTCTTCCGCGGGCAGGAACACGACCCGTGGGCGTCGCAGGTCGACCAGGTCGCGCTGCCGGAAGGGTGGAACAAGGCCCGCAAGACCGACAAGCAGCTCGGCAACAATTTCCTGAACCGCCAGCGCATGCAGACGGAGGAGGAGTTCTCCGGCCCGCGCACGTGCGCGGCGGCGGTCGAATGGCTGGAGGCAAACAAGAATGCCAAGGGGGACTGGTTCCTGCAGGTGGAACTCTTCGACCCGCACGAGCCGTTCCACTGCACGAAGAAGTACCTGGAGATGTACGGCGACAAGTGGGACGGGCCCGTCACCGATTGGCCAGATTACGACATCCTCACCGAATCGCCGGAGACGGTCGAGCACATGCGCAAATGCTACGCCGGCCTGCTGACGATGACCGATCATTGGGCGGGCAAGGTGCTGGCCAAGCTGGAGGAGATCGGGCAGCTCGACGATACGTTGATCGTCTACACGACCGACCACGGCACGCTGCTGGGCGATCATGGGTACTGGCTGAAGAACTTCATGCCGATGTACAACGAGATCGTGCGCATCCCGTTGATCGTGAAGCCGCCGCGCGGCGCAGCGGCCAAGGCGGGCAGCCGGGTGGCCGCCATGACGCAGACGATCGACCTGATGCCGACGTTCCTGGATTACTTCGACTGCCCGCCACCACCTCACCTGCACGGCAGGTCGCTGCGGCCGCTCATCGAGCGCGGCGAAACCGTGCGCGACGATGGCATCTTCGGTTACTTCGGGAAGTCCACGAACGTGACCGACGGACGGCACGTCTACATGCGCATGCCGATCAGTGACGACGGGCGCCCGCTCCACGCCTACACCGCCATGCCCGTGGCCAGCCTGAACCAGTACTTCCCGCGCAGCGATCACGATCGCATGGAGATGGGCCGTTATTTTGGGCACACGTACAACATGCCGCTGTACAAGATCCCCGTTGGCGGGTCGGTCCCACGCGCGCTGCCGGGCGGACCCAGCTACCGCGGGCGCCACTTACTGTACGACGTGGTGAACGACCCTGCGCAACAGCGACCGCTGGACGATCCGCAACTGGAAGCGCGGTTCGTCAAGCGGATGGTGCATCATTTGAAGGCGTGCGAAGCGCCGGCGGAGCAGTACGTGCGGCTGGGACTGGCGGCGCCGGAAGGCGGTTCGCTGTAG
- a CDS encoding SNF2-related protein, translated as MASLRQLKKHFSSAVRSGARHYVDDNLVQDLAVNGQAITAHVVGEDQYNVHVTFNGDGEPNFDCGCEVYQRNNEPCQHIWATLTVAEDRGLLHAMPDEETDASGPLQVTGPFAQRPSFAVGSMQRGNSNDPLWKRALSNLKDAPDEPLMSADESFPADSRMVYVVNAELTRDNGRVCVDLATQRKRREGVWHAPKRPVLTYRQWLNVPDAVDRQIVQMLYGSGAAGVASGPEANEARFFLDQASVPTILRQMCDTGRAMLKDVGDEREYVPLSWDDGPTFELWLDTIASPRPRELIIRGTLRREEGRMELDEPTALLPGGYVIAYGRIARMETFGAFELATMLRDKPNFSVPRESLREFVEEVYTLPGVPRMQLPEEAALEEVRPPLKCALVIAPPDPAEAGDELTADLSFKYEDRIVRPEDPRSGIVEPENKVMVRDRAAEGAALRLLASLGVRSERRHAKPREFRLLTSKLNDVVLGLVLEGWDVQASGSVYRQPGAVSLSVASGIDWFDLHGSIDFGGQTASLPKLLAAIRKQQRTIVLDDGSIGVLPTEWLKQYAPLAGIGTVQDDVLRFTKSQIGFLDALLAAAPAARFDEVFAAARRELTQFEGIEAADPVESFKGTLRPYQRDGLGWLQFLRKFGFGGCLADDMGLGKTVQVLAMLEARRQEKAGTSLVVVPRSLVFNWQQEATRFAPDMKVLDQSGPQRTRDPKELANYDTVLTTYGTLRRDAAFFKDFEFDYVVLDEAQAIKNSATASAKATRLLKSRHRLAMSGTPIENNLAELWSLFEFLNPGMLGSSAVFDDLANASATPQERGALGKALRPFILRRTKGQVAPDLPEKIEQTIFCELGPEQRKMYDELREHYRHTLMDTVSKVGMGRATIQVLEALLRLRQAACHPGLIDPEKTGDPSAKMDAALAQIKEVMAEDHKVLLFSQFTSFLAIVRQRLDAEGITYEYLDGQTRDRQSRVEHFQSDPECKLFLISLKAGGLGLNLTAADYVYLLDPWWNPAVEAQAIDRTHRIGQTRSVFAYRVIAKDTVEEKVLELQAKKRDLAEAIIGEDNSLISRLQKEDLEALLG; from the coding sequence TTGGCGTCACTGCGACAGTTAAAGAAGCATTTTTCGTCGGCCGTTCGTTCGGGGGCGCGTCATTACGTTGACGATAACCTCGTGCAGGACCTGGCCGTCAACGGGCAGGCGATCACGGCGCACGTGGTGGGCGAGGACCAGTACAACGTCCACGTCACCTTCAATGGTGACGGCGAGCCCAACTTCGATTGCGGCTGCGAAGTCTACCAGCGCAACAACGAACCCTGCCAGCACATCTGGGCCACGCTGACCGTGGCCGAGGATCGCGGGTTGTTGCACGCGATGCCGGACGAGGAGACGGACGCGAGCGGGCCGTTGCAGGTGACCGGGCCGTTCGCCCAGCGGCCCAGCTTTGCCGTGGGCAGCATGCAGCGCGGCAACAGCAACGACCCGCTGTGGAAGCGGGCGCTGTCGAACCTGAAGGACGCCCCTGACGAACCGCTGATGTCGGCGGACGAGTCGTTCCCAGCTGACAGTCGCATGGTGTACGTCGTCAACGCCGAGCTGACGCGCGACAACGGGCGCGTCTGCGTCGACCTCGCCACGCAGCGCAAACGGCGCGAAGGGGTCTGGCACGCGCCCAAGCGGCCGGTGCTGACGTACCGCCAATGGTTGAACGTGCCCGACGCGGTCGACCGGCAGATCGTGCAGATGCTGTACGGCTCGGGCGCGGCGGGGGTGGCCTCGGGACCGGAGGCCAACGAGGCGCGGTTCTTCCTGGATCAGGCCAGCGTGCCGACGATCTTGCGGCAGATGTGCGACACCGGCCGGGCGATGCTGAAGGACGTCGGCGACGAGCGCGAGTACGTGCCGCTGTCGTGGGACGACGGGCCGACGTTCGAGCTGTGGCTGGACACGATCGCATCACCGCGGCCACGGGAACTCATCATTCGTGGCACGCTGCGCCGCGAAGAGGGGCGCATGGAGTTGGACGAGCCGACCGCCCTGCTGCCGGGCGGGTACGTGATCGCCTACGGGCGCATCGCGCGCATGGAGACGTTCGGCGCGTTCGAACTGGCGACCATGCTGCGCGACAAGCCGAACTTCAGCGTGCCGCGCGAGAGCCTGCGCGAGTTTGTCGAAGAGGTCTACACCCTGCCCGGCGTGCCGCGCATGCAGTTGCCGGAAGAGGCGGCGCTGGAGGAGGTGCGCCCGCCATTGAAGTGCGCGCTGGTGATCGCCCCGCCCGACCCCGCCGAGGCGGGCGACGAGCTGACGGCGGATCTGTCGTTCAAATACGAGGACCGCATCGTGCGGCCGGAAGACCCGCGCAGCGGCATCGTGGAACCGGAAAACAAGGTGATGGTGCGCGACCGCGCTGCCGAGGGGGCGGCGTTGCGATTGCTGGCGTCGCTGGGCGTGCGGTCGGAACGGCGACACGCCAAGCCGCGCGAGTTTCGGTTGCTGACGTCGAAGCTGAACGACGTGGTGCTGGGGCTGGTGCTGGAAGGGTGGGACGTGCAGGCGTCGGGCAGCGTGTATCGCCAGCCGGGCGCGGTATCGCTGAGCGTGGCGTCGGGCATCGACTGGTTCGACCTGCACGGCTCGATCGACTTCGGTGGGCAGACGGCGTCGCTGCCGAAGCTGCTGGCGGCCATCCGCAAGCAGCAGCGCACGATCGTGCTGGACGACGGCAGCATCGGCGTGCTGCCGACCGAGTGGCTGAAGCAGTACGCCCCGCTGGCCGGCATTGGCACGGTGCAGGACGACGTGCTGCGCTTCACGAAGTCGCAGATCGGCTTCCTTGACGCCCTGCTGGCAGCTGCGCCGGCGGCGCGGTTCGATGAGGTCTTCGCCGCCGCCCGGCGCGAGCTGACGCAGTTTGAAGGCATCGAGGCGGCCGACCCGGTGGAATCGTTCAAGGGCACGCTGCGCCCCTACCAGCGCGACGGCCTGGGCTGGCTGCAGTTCCTGCGCAAGTTCGGCTTCGGCGGTTGCCTGGCCGACGACATGGGCCTGGGCAAGACCGTGCAGGTGCTGGCAATGCTGGAGGCCCGCCGGCAGGAGAAGGCCGGCACGTCGCTCGTCGTCGTGCCGCGGTCGCTCGTCTTCAACTGGCAACAGGAAGCCACCCGCTTCGCGCCCGACATGAAGGTGCTGGACCAAAGCGGTCCGCAGCGCACGCGCGACCCGAAGGAACTGGCCAACTACGACACCGTGCTGACCACCTACGGCACCCTTCGCCGTGACGCGGCGTTCTTCAAGGACTTCGAGTTCGACTACGTGGTGCTGGACGAGGCGCAGGCGATCAAGAACAGCGCCACCGCCAGCGCCAAGGCGACGCGCCTGCTGAAGTCGCGCCACCGCCTGGCGATGAGCGGCACGCCGATCGAGAACAACCTCGCCGAGCTGTGGAGCTTGTTCGAGTTCCTGAACCCCGGCATGCTGGGCAGCAGCGCCGTGTTCGACGATCTGGCCAACGCGTCGGCCACGCCACAGGAGCGCGGGGCGCTGGGCAAGGCGCTGCGGCCGTTCATTCTGCGTCGCACGAAGGGGCAGGTGGCGCCCGACCTGCCGGAGAAGATCGAGCAGACGATCTTCTGCGAGTTGGGCCCCGAGCAGCGCAAGATGTACGACGAGCTGCGCGAGCACTACCGCCACACACTGATGGACACGGTGAGCAAGGTCGGCATGGGCCGGGCCACCATCCAGGTGCTCGAAGCGCTGCTGCGCCTGCGGCAGGCGGCGTGCCACCCCGGCTTGATCGACCCCGAGAAGACGGGCGACCCCAGCGCGAAGATGGACGCGGCCCTGGCGCAGATCAAGGAAGTGATGGCCGAGGACCACAAGGTGCTGCTCTTCTCGCAGTTCACCTCGTTCCTAGCGATCGTGCGGCAACGGCTGGACGCCGAGGGCATCACCTACGAGTACCTCGACGGCCAGACGCGCGACCGCCAGAGCCGCGTGGAGCACTTCCAAAGCGACCCCGAGTGCAAGCTGTTCCTCATCAGCCTCAAGGCCGGCGGCCTGGGCCTGAATCTGACGGCGGCCGACTACGTCTACCTGCTCGACCCGTGGTGGAACCCCGCCGTCGAGGCGCAGGCCATCGACCGCACCCACCGTATCGGCCAGACGCGCAGCGTCTTCGCCTACCGCGTCATCGCCAAGGACACGGTGGAGGAAAAGGTACTCGAACTGCAGGCCAAGAAGCGCGACTTGGCCGAGGCGATCATCGGCGAGGACAACAGCCTGATCTCGCGGCTGCAGAAGGAAGATCTAGAAGCGCTGCTGGGGTAG
- a CDS encoding MASE3 domain-containing protein, with amino-acid sequence MEVPPHASVGDRVAGKTLRHPALKLTAQLVLGLLGVAGLYVAKAHSYLLFHAIVELFGIVVAGCIFVIAWNGRKLHASHPITLLGAAYLAIAVLDMLHMLSYRGMGVFPNIEANVATQLWIGSRMVLTASLLLFATVPNRRSWPLWTLGAYLGVTVLLLLSIFYWRSFPACFIDGHGLTPFKRGAEYACCALIVVAMVLLHRRRHEFDRQLIMLMQWAMGTGAAAGLAFTLYNDPYAIWNWTGHVLKVVSYFLAYEAIIVTAFDRPYALMFRDLSENERALRAATDAAQAANSAKDRFLAVLSHELRTPLAPVLLTISSLERDERLPPDARAALAVARRNVALETHLIDDLLDLNRVTAGKLVLQWQRLDLHRVVSDAVQHVADDARAKGVTIVLPPADAVAGAMQGVVVQGDPTRLQQVFWNLLRNAVKFSKTDGTITVRYARGRSGGGSIRVSITDDGIGIEAAALERIFRVFEQGSADVTRAFGGLGLGLSVARAIAELHSGMITATSDGLDRGATFTVELPCHPAAVDRTPNQPVDAAPTSSTDAAPTPLQKGLRLLVVEDHADTARALSLVLTRQGYHVQTAGNAAEARSAVASGEPFDLVLSDLGLPDATGYELMAELRQLHGLSGIAMSGFGMDDDIRKSRAAGFADHLTKPVAIDRLLDAIRRHGGG; translated from the coding sequence ATGGAAGTTCCGCCCCATGCGAGCGTCGGCGACAGAGTGGCCGGCAAGACGTTGCGCCACCCGGCGTTGAAGCTCACGGCGCAGCTGGTGCTCGGGTTGTTGGGGGTGGCGGGGCTGTACGTCGCCAAGGCGCACAGCTACCTGTTGTTTCACGCGATCGTCGAGCTGTTCGGCATCGTGGTCGCCGGCTGCATCTTCGTCATCGCGTGGAACGGGCGCAAGCTGCACGCGAGCCATCCGATCACGCTATTGGGGGCGGCCTACCTGGCGATCGCCGTGCTCGACATGCTGCACATGCTCAGCTACCGGGGCATGGGTGTCTTTCCCAACATTGAAGCGAACGTCGCGACCCAGCTGTGGATCGGCTCGCGTATGGTGCTGACGGCCAGCCTGCTGCTGTTCGCGACCGTCCCCAATCGCCGGTCGTGGCCGCTGTGGACGCTGGGCGCGTACCTGGGCGTGACGGTCCTGCTGCTGCTCTCGATCTTCTACTGGCGCAGCTTCCCCGCGTGCTTCATCGATGGCCACGGTCTGACGCCCTTCAAGCGTGGGGCCGAGTACGCGTGCTGCGCGCTCATCGTCGTCGCAATGGTGCTGCTGCACCGCAGGCGGCACGAGTTCGACCGCCAGCTGATCATGCTGATGCAGTGGGCGATGGGCACGGGTGCCGCGGCGGGCCTGGCGTTCACGCTGTACAACGATCCCTACGCCATCTGGAACTGGACCGGGCACGTGCTGAAGGTCGTGTCGTACTTCCTGGCGTACGAGGCGATCATCGTCACCGCGTTCGACCGCCCGTACGCGCTGATGTTCCGCGACCTGTCTGAGAACGAACGGGCGCTGCGGGCGGCAACCGACGCGGCGCAGGCGGCCAACAGCGCTAAGGACCGGTTCCTGGCCGTGCTGTCGCACGAGCTGCGCACGCCGCTGGCGCCGGTGCTGCTGACGATCTCGAGCCTCGAACGGGACGAACGCCTGCCCCCCGACGCCCGGGCGGCGCTGGCGGTGGCGAGGCGGAACGTGGCGCTGGAGACGCACCTGATCGACGATCTGCTCGACCTGAACCGCGTTACCGCGGGCAAGCTGGTGCTGCAGTGGCAGCGGTTGGACCTGCATCGGGTGGTCTCCGATGCCGTTCAGCACGTCGCCGACGACGCGCGGGCCAAGGGCGTGACGATCGTCCTCCCGCCCGCCGACGCGGTCGCCGGCGCGATGCAGGGTGTGGTGGTGCAAGGCGACCCCACGCGCCTGCAGCAGGTGTTCTGGAACCTGCTGCGTAACGCCGTGAAGTTCAGCAAGACGGACGGCACGATCACCGTGCGTTACGCGCGCGGCCGGTCCGGTGGCGGATCGATACGGGTGTCGATCACCGACGACGGCATCGGCATCGAGGCGGCGGCGTTGGAGCGGATCTTCCGCGTGTTCGAACAGGGCAGCGCGGACGTCACGCGGGCCTTCGGCGGGTTGGGGTTGGGCCTGTCGGTCGCCCGCGCGATCGCCGAGCTGCATAGTGGCATGATCACGGCCACCAGCGACGGCCTGGACCGTGGCGCGACGTTCACCGTGGAACTGCCCTGCCACCCCGCCGCGGTCGACCGAACGCCGAACCAGCCTGTCGATGCTGCACCAACGTCTTCGACCGACGCCGCCCCAACACCCTTACAGAAGGGGCTGCGATTGCTCGTGGTGGAGGACCACGCCGACACCGCCCGTGCGCTGTCGCTGGTGTTGACGCGCCAGGGATACCACGTCCAGACCGCCGGCAACGCCGCTGAGGCGCGGTCGGCGGTCGCCAGCGGTGAACCGTTCGACCTGGTGTTAAGCGATCTGGGTTTGCCCGACGCCACGGGTTACGAGCTGATGGCCGAGCTGCGCCAACTGCACGGCCTGAGCGGCATCGCGATGAGCGGCTTCGGCATGGACGACGACATCCGCAAAAGCCGCGCCGCCGGCTTCGCCGACCACCTGACCAAGCCGGTCGCCATCGACCGCCTGCTCGACGCCATCCGCCGCCACGGCGGCGGCTAA